tctgtggagaaataaACATTTAACATTTTACTTTGCAGATATTTCATTAGAATTTATTGGCCACCATCTTTGCTTTAGAGTTTAACCGTTTTTATAAATATCCGAGCCCCTCAATATTCTTTGCTGTGCCCCTCTTCAGAgaatgtttttgttatttatttttgaAAGCTGGGCATCTCTAGCCAACATATATTTCCACTGCCCTTGATGATAACCTGCAGCAGTCCTTCTGGCGGAAGTACTTCCACCGTGCTATGATCAGGGAGTTCAAAGAGTTAGATCTAGTGACAATGAAAGAATggcaatatatttccaaatcaggGCAGCATGCAGATTGGTGGAGTTCCCATGTGCCTAGATAGAATAGATattgagaagatgtttccaataacaAGTTGGAAAtaacaacatgagtgaatctgcagatgctggaaataaaaaaatcacaaaatgctggcagaactcagcaggccagacagcatctatgggaggaggtagtgaggacgttttgggccgaaacccttcatcaggagtgaagtaacatgggatggtcgggggggggggggggggataagaagtggggggagggatgaagtagagagctgggaagtgataggctggagggaaatgggctagggggaaggtggagaattatgggaaatagaagagaaagaaaggtagggctggggggagattatagtgagggggaaaaagagagagaaagagaaccagactaaaattatagatagggatggggtaagggggggcaggggtatcaacggaggtctgtgagttgaatgttcatgccggcaggtaggaggctacctaggcgggagataaggtattgctccatcgacctgcgtgtggcctcatccatggcctcctctaccgtcaagatgaggccacacccaggtcgatggagcaataccttatctcccgcctaggtagcctcctacctgccggcatgaacattcaactcacagacctccgttgatacccctgcccccccttaccccatccctatctataattttagtctggttctctttctctctctttttccccctcactataatctccccccagccctacctttctttctcttttatttcccataattctccaccttcccccagcccatcacttcccagctctctacttcatccctccccccacttcttatccccccctcgaccatcccatgttacttcactcctgatgaagggtttcggcccgaaacgtcttcactacctcctcccatagatgctgtctggcctgctgagttctgccagcattttgtgttttttttggaaATATCAAGTAGGACCAAAAGACACAGTcttagaatacaaggacgtcccattagaacagagataaggagaaaattcttcagccagagggtggtgaatctgaggaaattcatcgccacagatggcagtggagacttctgagtcattgggtatatttaaggcagaggttgataggttcttgatttagtaagtgtgtcaaaggttctggggaaaacacaggagaatggagttgtgagggataacaaatcagtcaTGACTGAATagtggggcaggctcaatgggctgaatagcttaattctgctcctatgtcttatggtttattgCTCTTATTCTACTTCATAGGTTTGAGAATTGCTGTCTGTGTTACACAAGTAAGCACGTGCAGTGTATTTTGTAGATAATACACACTGTAGACACTATGAGAGCAAATGAATGCAAGTGTAGTAGATGGAGGTGCCAGTCAAACAGGTACTTTGTCCTGGAAAATGTCCAACGTCTTGAAAGTTATTGGCACTACACTAAAGGCCAATATTCTATCATACTTCTGTAAGTGGTGGAAAGAACTTGGTTTTTTTGGAGGTAAGTCACTTGCAACAGGATATTCTACTCTTGTATTCTTCAGGATATTATTAGGAGGAACACAATAATGGCAATATCACTGAATGTCAAGAGTAAGTCATTAGATACTTTCTTGTTGGAGATTCATTGCCCAGCAGTTTCATGATGCAACTTCTATTTGCCGCCAATCTGATCAGCCCTAAATATTATCTAAATCTCATTGGATTCAGTCATATGCAATTTCACTTGTCAAGGTCCAGTGaatggaattgaatgctgtgctGTTTTTTATGGACTTCCCTACTTCTGATCTTATGAGGGAAGGCAGGTTATTGTTGAAATGCTGAAGATATTGCTTTCTATAGCATTGCCTATACTTCAGTCTGATCACAAACAATAAGTAAAATATTTTCATATTTAAAACGGAGTCCCTTTCAACTTTATAATACAATGCCCCAATCCCTTCCTTGATAACAGAAAGTCCAAACCAATATCATATATTGACAATTTCCAGGAATCAAGCTTGAGTTTTGTATTTTCCATTCTAAATATTTCTAACTTGATTGTTATATTTATATTCTATTTATATTCTTCTCAAAATTGGAAACACAACATTTGCAATAATTCATTATTGTTCACGTGGAAGTGTAAGAAATATGCTTTAAAGGATTATCTttgatcaaaatcaggtttattatcacagacaaaTATCATTAAGTTTGTTGTATTGTTGCAGCagcatagtgcaatacataaaaatactataagatcctttaagaaatatattaaaaataaataagtattgcaaaaacagagcaaaaaggaaggtagtgttcatgggttcgtggtCCATTTAGaagtctgatgatggaggagaagaagctgttccttaaatactcagtgtgtgtctttaggctcccaacctcttccctgatggttgcaatgagaagagatcatatcctggatggtgatgGTTCTTattgatggatactgccttcttgaggtatcGCCTATTGAACAACAGATTGTAGAGTGAAATGGGGCCCCTCAAGGAAGCATTTCCTCTGTCTTAGTAATTTTATTTTCTGATATATTTTCATATTCATTTTTATGTTATGTTTCAtgaaggagaaattaataaaaatgcaATGCTTATATGTGCTGTAGAGGCAGTAAGTTTCATTCATGTAAAAATGATTGGAATACAATCCCAACTTTGCTTTGTTTTTGTTAGTGCAGTCAAATTAAGAAATCTTCAATTGTACCAACTAGGCTgatatttttaaattaattttacagTGTTGTAAGGATATTCATTGCATCTTTTGAATTTTATTATCAGTTATTTATCAGTTGTTGAAATTACCCACAACTATTCTGATACATATTTTCTTCTTATCAGGTGTACAAAGTGGTGGTGATAAAGTCTGGCACTTACGATGGCAGCCAATCGTATATCGAACGACGATACTCAGACTTTGAAAAATTGCATAAAAACATATTGAAGAATTTTAAAGAAGAGGTTGAAGAAATTACTTTTCCAAAGAAAATTGTGTCTGGAAATTTCCAGCCTGAGAAAATCACTGAACGAAAATTGGCATTCAGGGACTATTTAGCCCAGTTATATGCAATCAAAGACATTCGGTTTTCTGATGAATTTATTGAATTCTTCTTCCTGCATGAGGTACAGGAAGGCTATGGGTTCCTTAGAAGTGGACAGTACACCAGAGCTTTGAATAGTCTTATGAATGTACTTAGTTTGCAGGAAAAGCTATGCATGCATCACCATGATCGACTTGTCCTTACACTCAGTGCTATTGGTGTGTGTTGCAGAGATCTGAATGATATAGATGGTGCTTATGAATTCTGTGAGAAAGCGGGGCTTATTTTACATAAAAACTATTGCCACAAGTACTACTTCCCTTTGATAAAGGTTCAGATTATGTTGGGAAATGAATTAGGTAAGAATATGCAACACTTACAAAACAGCCTGATTAAACTAGAGGAACTACATGGGAGCCAAAATAACCTGCCTTCGCTGAAAGAGCTGGTGGTACAAGAATTTATACAATGAAGCTGAAGGACTCATCTCCCTGCGAAGTCTTTATGACCAGTTAATTAAATTGACAAAAAAGTTATTGCTGGCGCGGTGTCCTCTTACTTTTAAGATAATTTACATTCTAAATTCTATgctaaatattttttttaaaaaactcatcTGAGTTCTCATCCATGGAGAAAAGAGATAATTTCAGTTTCTGTTTTGCAAGCAGGTGAAAGGCATCAAAAGCTTGTACTATCCAGTTCAATGTAGCTTCCTTATCTTGGAATGGCCACCTCAATATTTATACATTGTGCTACTAAtcaattaagccattcagcatgTTAAACAATAGATTATGTAGTTCAAAGTTAAAGATTAAATCTAGAAACAGTTGTCCAATAGTCAAGAAGATCATTTAGATCACTTTTGCTTTTGATTTTGCAGCTTAACATATTTCTTTATGATCCTTTTATGATGCTTGAGAAAGTGTCAGAGAAATGAGATTAAATGCTTCTTCCAGTAAAGAGATGTGAAAAACCTCAAAGAAGGACCTTGGCAAAGATAATGCTTAAACAATAACACATGTCTGAGAACAGCACTGGAAATGTTGGGAGGAATACTGCAGAACAGGCAATTTTATCCAATGATAGACGATCATTTGGAAAAAAATAGTCTTTAGGCATACTGAACTACTGAATTAAGTGACTAAAATGATAGCCATGGGTAGGCTTTTATCCCCCTTTTCTCATTAGGGGACAGGGGAACGCAATTTGACTTAAAAGACTTAATTCTTATCAACCATTGGATATTAAAAAATAAACCTACACTGTGTGCTCAGAGCAAAGAAACAGTGTAAAAAATTTCAGAATACTTCTCCATGCCTGGGCACGAAATAAATGAGTTTATTCTTTGTGTCATATTTAGTTTGCTGTTTGGTATGCTCTGTAACACTTGTTTATCCCAATATAAAGGAAATCAACGGTTACCATGTAATTCACCCTGGAATTTCCCCATCTCATTTTGTGGCCAAATAAAGGAAACATTCTGCATTGTGCTGAATTTTAGGTTGTACTCTTATGTGGTCTCTGTAGGGGAAGTAAGTTTACACTGTGAACATTTTCTAAAACACAAGCTTGAAATAATTTGCATGAGGTAAGTTCCCTTTTGGTGATACAACAAACAAattactggatgaactcagtgtgCCGGTTGACTTTTTGGAttcagatgaagggtttcaacccaaaacatcaactgtccatttccctccacagatgttgcctgaccttctgagtttctTTATCATTttggttgctccagattctagcatctgcagtcttttgtgtcttctttttagtcataaagtcatagaaaactacagcacagaaacaggccctttgactcatctagtccatgctgaaccatttaaacttcctAGACCCATCAACATGCATAGACCAAAGCtctccatacccatcccatccatgtacctatccaaacttctcaaatgTTGAAAACAAAATTGCatccatcacttgcactggcaatTCATTccgcaccctcaccaccctctgagtgaagaagttttcccctcatgttctccttaaaatatttcacctttcacccttaacccatgaccgctagttgtagtctcagccaacctcagtggaaaaagcctgcttgcatttaccctgtctatacctctcttaattgtgtatacctctatcaaatctcccctcactctcctacattcaagggaataaagttctaacctattcaatctttccttataactcaggtccaccagccccagcaacatctttgtaaattttctctgtactctttcaatattatttacatctttcctgtaggtaggtgaccaaaatttcacacaatactccaaattaggcctcactaacaacttcaacataacttcccaactctgGTACTccgtactttgatttatgagagGCAatatatcaaaagctttctttacaaccctatctacactgctttcaatgaattatggacttgtatttccagatccctttgttctactgcgctCCTTGGTGCCCTATTGCTCatcgtgtaagacctaccctggttggtcctcccaaagtgcaacacctcacatttgactgcattaaattccatctgccatttttcagcccatttttccatttagtccagatcccgctgcaagctttgatagtcctcCTTGCTGTCCATTGCACCCCCAATCtgtgtgtcatccacaaatttgatgACTTTGCCTGACCTATTGACTCCTGACTTTGGCTGAGattttaacaacatctgtctctacaatcactccactatctgttcttgCAGTCTGATTCCCATCCTCCCGCAACTCTCctttaactccccccccccccccatgcagtaCTAGCAAATATTCCCACTAgggtattagtccccctccagttcaagggCAAACTGTCTCCTCTATAGGTCCCAGCTTCcctggaagagatcccaatgatccaaaaatctgaagtcttccctcttacaccaactccttagccacatgttagaTCCAATGATCTTCCTATACCTGGTCTGACTACCATGTGGTATGGatagcaatcttgagatcacaaccctggacaTCCTGTCCtataacttagcacctaactccctgaatacACTTTGCAGAACTTCATCCTTCTTCTtatttatgtcattggtacctatatggaccataacctctggctgctcactttcccacttaagaatgctgaagacTCGAGcctccctggcacctgggaagcaacataccatctaggAGTCTTgttctcgtccacagaaccttcttcctctttcgctaactaacaaatcccctgtcacacagctcacctcttctcccctcttctcttctgagccacaggactaGACCtggtgccagagacccgaccactgaAATTTTTGCTAGGTTATTGctcccaacagtatctaaagtggtCTATATGTTGTTGAGGatggccacagaggtactctgcactgactcTTTAACCCCTCTCaccctcctgactgtcacccagtttcctgtgttctaTTCCTTGATGTAACTAAGTCTCTCTATGCCCTGACCTCACTAACTGTCCTTTTGGTGATGTTTATTGCCTCTGAGTATAATGTAGGGCCATACTGTGTGAATCCAGTGATCTAAAACACTATGAGGTGCCAACAGTTACACCCAAAATTGATACTAGTCTGACCCTCGGTTCGACTAGCAGCTTAATCTAGGGGATGATAGTCcctggcctggccaaacttaagaaatcttgtttgggtggatgctgtgcgatgtgtcccctgttacaaatcagtaccatgaaataacaatagcacacaatatgcgattaaacaattgagctttataatccTTAATATGACTATATGGTTAGAAAAGAAACAACaataaagaaaagggcccattagaaacatagaaaacctacagcacaatacaggcccttcagcccataaagctgtgccgaacatgtccttaccttagagctacctaggcttacccataacccactaagctctatgtatccatccaggagtctcttaaaagacactatcggtTCCGCTTCCACCAttgccaccagcagcccattccacactctcaccactctctgcataaaaaacttacccctgacatctgtacctacttccaagcaccttaaaaatataccctcttgtgctagccatttcagccctggggaaaagcctctgactatccacatgatcaatgcctctcactatcttgtacacctctatcaggtcacctctcatcctccatcgctccaaggagaaaaggccgagttcactcaacttattctcataaggcatgctccctcatccaggcaacatccttgtaaatctcttctgcaccctttctatggtttccacatcctttgtatagtgaggcgaccagaattaagcacagtactctaagtggggtctgaccagggtcctacatagctgcaacattacctctcggttcttaaactcagtcccacaattgatgaaggtcaatgcactgtatgcgttcttaaccacagagtcaacttgtgcagcagctttgagtgtcctatggacttgggccccaagatccttctgattctccacactgccaagagtcttgccattaatgctatattctgccatcatatttgacctaccaaaataaaccacctcacacttatctggattgaactccatctgccacttcacagcccagttttacatcctatcaatgtcccattgtaacctgtgacagccctccacactatccacaacagccccaacctttgtgtcatcagcaaatttactaatccatccctctctccctcatcctggtcatttataaaaattctcgaagagtaagggtcccagaacagatccctgaggcacaccactggtcaccagcctccacacAGAATAttacctgtctacaaccactctttgcttctgtgagcaagccatttctggatccgcaaagcaatgtccccttggatcccatgcccccttactttctcaataagccttgcatggggtatcttatcaaatgccttgctaaaatccatatacactacatctactactctaccttcatcaatgtgtttagtcacatcctcaaaagaatcaatcaggctcgtaaggcacgaactgcctttgccaaaaccatgctgactatcctaatcatattatgcctctccaaatgttcataaatcctgtctctcaggatcttctccatcaacttatcaaccttgaagtaagactcacttgtctataatttccttggctaactctgctccctttcttgaatatggaaacaacatcctccaatcctctggaacctctcccatcctcattgatgatgcaaagatcattgccagaggctcagcaatcccctcccttgcttcccacagtagcctggggtacatcacatctggtcccagcaacttatccaacttgatgctttccaaaagctccagcacatcctcttccttaatatctacatgctcaagcttttcagtctgctgcaagtcattcctacaatcgccaagatccttttctgtagcgaatactgaagcaaagtattcattaagtacctttgctatctcctccggttccatacagactttttcactgtcacacttgaaacagtctaatgcgcaaatgttggagctcacagtgtTGTCCATTTGTTCCCGTCATCCTCCTCGGAGCGTAGCTGACCCTCGAACCCTCCATCCACTCCATCCAGCAGTcaaccaactctctccattcacgtcctCTCTCCTCATCGCTCCCCGACAAAAGACCGTGAAATCCCTCTCCCAGACACAGAGgaaagaacaacatcctgctCTTTGGCTAACATGCCCCATtacctctagtcataacccaaacattgctgctacagagaaaccattaccttagccttagcagtgaaacatgacagagaggccattacattagtagtgaaaccttacagcatgttacaataGTCAAATAAGTTATTTCAATGCTTTGACAAATTCCAATTTGCAATTTTATCCTCATGAAGTTCCAATATAGCTCTAATTTGTTGCAAAGCATGATTTTTTAAGtcccaaacatgagaaaatctgtagattttggaaattcaaagcaacatacacaaattgTATACAGCATAcacagcaaggcctttgacaaagttccacatggaaggttagttaagaaggttcagtcgttaggtattaatgctggagtaataaaatggattcaacagtggctagatgggagatgccagagagtagtggtggataatcgtttatcgggatggaggccggtgactagcggggcgcctcagggatctgttttgggcccaatgttgtttgtaatatacataaatgatctggatgatggagtggtaaattggattagtaagtatgctgatgatactaagataggaggtgttgtggataatgaggtgggttttcaaagcttgcagggagatttatgccggttagaagaatgggctgaacgttggcagatggagtttaatgctgagaagtgtgaggttctacattttggcaggaataatccaaatagaacatacagggtaaatggtagggcattgaggaatgcagtggaacagagagatctaggaataacagtgcatagttccctgaaggtggagtctcatgtagatagggtggtgaagaaggcttttggaacactggcctttataaatcagagcattgagtacagaagttgggatgtaatgttaaaattgtacaaggcattggtaaggccaaatttggaatattgtgtacagttctggtcaccgaattataggaaagatatcaataaattagagagagtgcagagacgatttactaggatgctacctgggtttcagcacttaagttacagagaaaggttgaacaagttaggtctctattcattggagcgtagaaggttgaggggggatttgattgaggtatttaaaattttgagagggatagatagagttgacgtgaataggctgtttccattgagagtaggggagattcaaacgagaggacatgatttgagagttagggggcaaaagtttaagggaaacacgagggggtatttctttactcagggagtgatagctgtgtggaacgagcttcctgtagaagtagtagaggccagttcagttgtgtcatttaaggtaaaattggataggtatatggacaggaaaggagtggagggttatgggctgagtgcgggtaggtgggactaggtgagattaagagttcggcacggactaggaggaccgagatggcctgtttctgtgctgtgattgttatatggttatatggttataattgctggaggaactcaacaggccaggcagcatcaatggaaaagatgaGTTAGACATGATTTTGCTTACAGGGACAGTTAGTGTGACAACAAATGCTATGTGACAACAACTTCCTATTTTAAAAAGGATTGTCACTCTTACTATTCAGGATCAATACCTCCAAAGTAAACCAAGATCATTAGAAGTTCATAAACatgagtaagtctgcagatgctggaaatccaaggcaacacacacaaaatgctggagaaactcagcaggtctatggaaatgaatacacaattgacatttcaagatgagatccttcttcagaactggaaacgaagacaccagaataaaaaaagttGGGGCAAGGgcaggaggatagctagaagatgataggtaaagctaggtgggtaggaatgataaaggactggagaggaaggaatctgacaggagagaagagtgaaccataggagaaaggaaaggaggaggggacccggtgGTGGTGATAAGCAagtgaaaagaggtaagaggccagggtgGAGAATAGAAGGAGGGGTAGGGATTTTTCttaccggaaggagaaaccaatattcatgccaccgggttggaagctacccagatcaAATATAAGGCGCTGCTccccatcctgagggtggcctcatcttggaagAAGAGGAGGGCATGaactgatatgtcagaatgggaatgggaattgaaattaaaatgtttggccaccaggaagttccactttcCAGGTGCTCGTGGAAGCAGTTCCGCAATCATCAGAAGTTGCTCTGACTGCCCTAATCATGGTTAAAAACGTTTG
This sequence is a window from Hemitrygon akajei chromosome 17, sHemAka1.3, whole genome shotgun sequence. Protein-coding genes within it:
- the snx20 gene encoding sorting nexin-20 encodes the protein MEHNNIDHISKLEKLSLSNEHSATICGDKDKSVTVAGGTDTQVQRHNPMERVSPPNKAVPETMLTTKQLFQYWNAVNKKVKPIRLLFDIPETRTVKDQWSKHVVYKVVVIKSGTYDGSQSYIERRYSDFEKLHKNILKNFKEEVEEITFPKKIVSGNFQPEKITERKLAFRDYLAQLYAIKDIRFSDEFIEFFFLHEVQEGYGFLRSGQYTRALNSLMNVLSLQEKLCMHHHDRLVLTLSAIGVCCRDLNDIDGAYEFCEKAGLILHKNYCHKYYFPLIKVQIMLGNELGKNMQHLQNSLIKLEELHGSQNNLPSLKELVVQEFIQ